Proteins from a genomic interval of Salinarchaeum sp. Harcht-Bsk1:
- a CDS encoding low molecular weight phosphatase family protein, with the protein MPPSDRPTVAFVCVQNAGRSQMAYAFAQRAVRERALEDEIDLLTGGTRPADHVHDEVVRAMEDVGVDVGDRTPREVTFEEISESDYVVTMGCSADDVCPAGWGGENRDWDLEDPDGKPPEVVAGIRDEIEARVDALFDELADGT; encoded by the coding sequence ATGCCCCCGTCCGACCGGCCGACGGTTGCCTTCGTCTGCGTCCAGAACGCGGGTCGCTCCCAGATGGCCTACGCCTTCGCCCAGCGCGCGGTGCGTGAACGGGCCCTCGAGGACGAAATCGACCTCCTGACTGGCGGGACCCGACCAGCCGACCACGTCCACGACGAGGTCGTCCGAGCGATGGAGGACGTCGGCGTCGACGTCGGCGATCGTACGCCCCGGGAAGTGACCTTCGAGGAGATTTCCGAGAGCGACTACGTCGTGACCATGGGCTGTTCGGCCGACGACGTCTGTCCGGCCGGCTGGGGCGGGGAGAACCGGGACTGGGACCTCGAGGATCCCGACGGGAAGCCACCCGAAGTCGTCGCCGGCATTCGCGACGAGATCGAGGCGCGCGTGGACGCGCTGTTCGACGAACTCGCAGACGGGACGTAA
- a CDS encoding anaerobic glycerol-3-phosphate dehydrogenase subunit C → MHGQPPAGDDSADGDDDRCDHGCAEDAAHRSADPAGGDSAQNAADSADGDAPAPATDGGESPGARRTSSEPRSDGGVDSGVPGEVGSTAAASAGAEGTDEFDPVEVFPESDEMDLRPGADSCYKCSTCDTNCPVAEVDDEFPGPKFQGPEQWRLSRSDAPEVDPSIEKCSNCMRCDHACPTDVPLSQMHNTARGKYVDDQLSPYSRTYIRKKLLSNYGRLGRIGAMVPRLTNVALSNRALRWVGDKVLGITNEREFPEFADQTFRSWWEERGGAQVESRRRRVAYFHGDYANYNTPEVGKALVKVFEDFGYEVAVPRQRCSGTPMFANGMLDDARRAAEVNVSEFASLIEEGYDVVCSCTSCSMALRQEYPELFDIEGIDRVAANTYDAVEYLRINEDLSAALSKSDADVPDVAYHAPCHARNQGLADQALEVGASIDGVQVQDVGDSCSGISGTYGWKSKHYDTSMAIGEEMFEHMESADADTGMTECPTCAMQMEHGTGYEVNHTLQLIAVALDLEGEAW, encoded by the coding sequence ATGCACGGACAGCCACCAGCGGGCGACGATTCGGCGGACGGGGACGACGACCGATGCGACCACGGCTGCGCCGAGGACGCGGCGCACCGCTCCGCGGATCCGGCGGGCGGAGATTCGGCCCAGAACGCCGCCGATTCGGCGGACGGCGACGCGCCGGCACCCGCGACCGACGGCGGTGAGTCTCCAGGTGCGAGGCGAACCTCGTCGGAGCCCCGCTCCGACGGTGGCGTCGATTCCGGCGTCCCGGGCGAGGTCGGCTCGACGGCCGCAGCCAGCGCCGGCGCGGAGGGGACCGACGAGTTCGATCCCGTCGAGGTGTTCCCCGAGAGCGACGAGATGGACCTCCGGCCGGGGGCCGACAGCTGCTACAAGTGCTCGACCTGCGACACGAACTGCCCGGTCGCGGAGGTCGACGACGAGTTCCCCGGTCCGAAGTTCCAGGGGCCGGAACAGTGGCGCCTCTCTCGGAGCGACGCGCCGGAGGTCGATCCCTCCATCGAGAAGTGCTCGAACTGCATGCGGTGTGACCACGCGTGTCCGACCGACGTGCCGCTCTCGCAGATGCACAACACCGCCCGTGGGAAGTACGTCGACGACCAGCTCTCGCCGTACTCGCGGACGTACATCAGGAAGAAGCTGCTCTCGAACTACGGCCGACTCGGGCGGATCGGCGCGATGGTACCGCGGCTCACGAACGTCGCGTTGAGCAATCGCGCGCTGCGGTGGGTCGGCGACAAGGTGCTCGGGATCACCAACGAACGGGAGTTCCCCGAGTTCGCCGACCAGACGTTCCGGTCGTGGTGGGAGGAGCGTGGCGGCGCCCAGGTCGAGAGCCGGCGTCGCCGCGTCGCGTACTTCCACGGCGACTACGCGAACTACAACACGCCCGAGGTCGGCAAGGCCCTCGTCAAGGTGTTCGAGGACTTCGGCTACGAGGTCGCGGTCCCGCGCCAGCGCTGTTCGGGCACGCCGATGTTCGCCAACGGGATGCTCGACGACGCGCGCCGCGCCGCCGAAGTCAACGTCTCGGAGTTCGCGTCGCTGATCGAGGAGGGCTACGACGTCGTCTGCTCGTGTACCTCCTGTTCGATGGCGCTGCGCCAGGAGTACCCCGAACTGTTCGACATCGAGGGCATCGATCGCGTCGCCGCCAACACCTACGACGCCGTGGAGTACCTCCGGATCAACGAGGACCTCTCGGCTGCGCTCTCCAAATCAGACGCCGACGTCCCGGACGTCGCCTACCACGCGCCCTGCCACGCGCGAAACCAGGGCCTCGCCGACCAGGCGCTGGAGGTCGGCGCGTCCATCGACGGCGTGCAGGTCCAGGACGTCGGCGACTCCTGCTCGGGCATCTCGGGCACCTACGGCTGGAAGTCCAAGCACTACGACACCTCGATGGCGATCGGCGAGGAGATGTTCGAGCACATGGAGTCCGCCGACGCCGACACCGGAATGACCGAGTGCCCGACCTGCGCGATGCAGATGGAACATGGCACGGGCTACGAGGTGAACCACACGCTCCAGCTGATCGCCGTTGCACTCGACCTGGAGGGCGAGGCGTGGTGA
- the dhaM gene encoding dihydroxyacetone kinase phosphoryl donor subunit DhaM: MIALVVVSHSEQAALGIAEVAAEMGGDARIVPVGGDPDGGIGTTSPSIQDAIERAASGDDPSDESADGVVVLVDLGSAVMNAELAIDTLDADYPVQLADAPILEGALNAAVAAASPKATLEGVLARAEEARDYRKLD, translated from the coding sequence ATGATCGCGCTCGTCGTGGTCTCCCACAGCGAGCAAGCAGCGCTCGGCATCGCGGAGGTCGCCGCCGAGATGGGCGGCGACGCCCGGATCGTACCGGTCGGCGGCGATCCCGACGGCGGAATCGGGACCACCTCGCCGTCGATCCAGGACGCGATCGAACGGGCCGCCAGCGGCGACGATCCTTCCGACGAATCGGCCGACGGCGTCGTGGTCCTGGTCGACCTCGGGAGCGCCGTGATGAACGCAGAACTGGCGATCGATACGCTCGACGCCGACTACCCGGTGCAACTCGCCGACGCGCCGATCCTCGAAGGTGCGCTCAACGCCGCGGTCGCGGCGGCGTCTCCGAAAGCGACGCTCGAGGGAGTCCTCGCGCGAGCGGAAGAGGCGCGCGACTACCGGAAACTGGACTGA
- the glpB gene encoding glycerol-3-phosphate dehydrogenase subunit GlpB — MAIDSDVVVIGGGLAGISAALAAADAGAKTRLVTANQSTLRQASGLIDVMGYPPDAAGTDASQRGAPARTDGGPVADPFEHIPDLPEGHPYERVGVDAVRDALAAFDEVVEGYTGEHTDANALVPTNGGAIKPTARYPVHTADGLASDDRDALLVGFESLTDFDAPLAAEHLLAAGVPFAVEGVTVSFPGELRADAKTTRFADLLENDEIPAAKGGTSSGGTGGGAGGGRAGAVHRTRTGSCRAKLVERIDDAIDDATVDPERVGFPAVLGEDRPSAVRIDLSDRLGMPVFEVPTGPPSLPGIRLENQLHEALEARQVWVADGQAVVDFTATDGRDEDRRIEQLQVETPGGGTTPVSAEQYVLATGGLVGRGIDSERDLVREPIFDCHVPHPEDRYDWFADDAFGDHPFAAFGVHVDRSLRPLDADDGIEFENLRAAGSVLGGYDFAAEKSGAGVSIATGHAAGTAAAEEI, encoded by the coding sequence ATGGCGATTGACTCCGACGTCGTCGTGATCGGCGGCGGACTCGCCGGCATCTCGGCCGCGCTCGCCGCCGCGGACGCCGGCGCGAAGACGCGCCTCGTCACCGCCAACCAGAGCACGCTCCGGCAGGCCAGCGGTCTGATCGACGTCATGGGCTATCCGCCGGACGCGGCGGGCACGGACGCGTCCCAGCGCGGCGCGCCGGCCCGTACCGACGGCGGACCGGTCGCCGACCCGTTCGAGCACATCCCCGACCTCCCCGAGGGCCACCCATACGAACGGGTCGGCGTCGACGCCGTCCGCGACGCCCTCGCCGCCTTCGACGAGGTCGTCGAGGGGTACACTGGGGAGCACACCGACGCGAACGCGCTCGTCCCGACCAACGGCGGCGCGATCAAACCGACCGCGCGCTATCCGGTCCACACCGCGGACGGGCTGGCCAGCGACGACCGGGACGCCCTCCTCGTCGGCTTCGAGTCGCTGACGGACTTCGACGCGCCGCTGGCCGCCGAACACCTCCTGGCTGCGGGCGTCCCGTTCGCGGTCGAGGGCGTCACCGTCTCCTTCCCCGGCGAGTTGCGCGCCGACGCCAAGACCACTCGCTTCGCCGACCTGCTCGAGAACGACGAGATTCCGGCGGCGAAAGGCGGTACGAGCAGCGGTGGGACTGGTGGCGGGGCCGGAGGCGGTCGCGCTGGCGCCGTCCACCGCACGCGCACCGGTTCCTGCCGCGCCAAACTCGTCGAGCGGATCGACGACGCCATCGACGACGCGACGGTCGATCCCGAGCGCGTCGGCTTCCCCGCCGTCCTCGGCGAGGACCGTCCGAGCGCAGTTCGCATCGACCTGTCGGATCGACTTGGGATGCCGGTGTTCGAAGTACCGACGGGTCCGCCGAGTCTGCCTGGTATTCGGCTGGAGAACCAGCTCCACGAAGCGCTGGAAGCCCGCCAGGTCTGGGTCGCGGACGGCCAGGCGGTCGTCGACTTCACGGCCACCGACGGACGAGACGAGGACCGCCGGATCGAGCAACTCCAGGTCGAGACGCCAGGCGGTGGCACGACGCCAGTGTCGGCCGAGCAGTACGTCCTCGCGACCGGCGGGCTCGTCGGTCGGGGCATCGACTCCGAACGCGACCTGGTTCGCGAACCGATCTTCGACTGTCACGTGCCCCACCCCGAGGATCGGTACGACTGGTTCGCCGACGACGCGTTCGGCGACCACCCGTTCGCGGCCTTCGGCGTCCACGTGGATCGGTCGCTCCGGCCGCTGGACGCCGACGACGGGATCGAGTTCGAGAATCTCCGCGCTGCGGGCTCGGTGCTCGGCGGCTACGACTTCGCCGCCGAGAAGTCCGGCGCCGGCGTCTCGATCGCGACCGGGCACGCGGCGGGGACTGCGGCAGCGGAGGAGATCTGA
- the glpA gene encoding anaerobic glycerol-3-phosphate dehydrogenase subunit GlpA — MIESTTGVLVIGGGSTGTGVARDLAMRGLDVTLVEKGNLTHGTTGRMHGLLHSGGRYAVSDQPSAVECIEENRVLRDIASHCVEETGGLFVKRPEDGEDYFQQKLEGCRECDIPAEVLSGEEAREVEPYLAKDIDKAIWVPDGAIDPFRLCVANAESATDHGARIQTHAEVTDVLIDEPEGTDERRVVGVEVRQTGGTGTRTHGVAEETERIYADHVVNATGAWAGQLGEMAGVEVAVQPSKGAMTVMNVRQVDTVVNHCRPKGDADIVVPHETTAILGTTDEAVDDPEHYPEEQWEVDLLIDNLAELVPILSEARTIRTFWGVRPLYEPPGTGTQDTTDITRDFFLLDHGERDDLPGMTSIVGGKFTTYRMMAEQISDHVCDLLGVSAECRTADVPLPGSEKPGRLDDAMEQYGLRSPIARRSAERLGSRTEAVLGTDAPNPVVCECEGVTRAELQHAIEGAGSDLNDVRIRTRASMGNCQGGICAHRMAAELHPRYEANAIRESHDELLQERWKGERHALWGDQLAQAALNYALHATTMNLDRDPARTGETPDFEAFDGGPTQTVAQPAADGGRRTGRGGDPPTDGDRDDRRRDDGD, encoded by the coding sequence ATGATAGAATCGACGACGGGGGTACTGGTGATCGGCGGCGGCTCGACGGGGACCGGCGTCGCGCGGGACCTGGCGATGCGCGGCCTCGACGTCACGCTCGTCGAGAAGGGCAACCTGACCCACGGGACGACGGGCCGCATGCACGGCCTCCTCCACAGCGGCGGTCGCTACGCGGTCTCCGACCAGCCCAGCGCGGTGGAGTGCATCGAGGAGAATCGGGTGCTGCGGGACATCGCGAGCCACTGCGTCGAGGAGACCGGCGGCCTGTTCGTGAAACGTCCCGAGGACGGCGAGGACTACTTCCAGCAGAAACTCGAGGGGTGTCGCGAGTGTGACATCCCGGCGGAGGTCCTCTCCGGCGAGGAGGCGCGCGAGGTCGAACCCTACCTCGCCAAGGACATCGACAAGGCGATCTGGGTGCCCGACGGCGCGATCGACCCGTTCCGCCTCTGCGTCGCGAACGCCGAGAGCGCGACCGACCACGGCGCACGAATCCAGACCCACGCCGAGGTCACAGACGTCCTGATCGACGAGCCAGAGGGCACCGACGAGCGCCGGGTCGTCGGCGTGGAGGTCCGCCAGACCGGCGGCACCGGGACACGGACCCACGGCGTCGCCGAAGAGACGGAGCGGATCTACGCCGACCACGTCGTCAACGCGACCGGCGCCTGGGCCGGCCAACTCGGCGAGATGGCGGGCGTCGAGGTCGCCGTCCAGCCCTCGAAGGGCGCGATGACGGTGATGAACGTCCGGCAGGTCGACACCGTCGTCAACCACTGCCGTCCCAAGGGCGACGCCGACATCGTCGTGCCCCACGAGACGACGGCGATCCTGGGCACGACCGACGAGGCGGTCGACGACCCGGAGCACTACCCCGAGGAGCAGTGGGAGGTCGACCTGCTCATCGACAACCTCGCCGAACTCGTGCCGATCCTCTCGGAGGCCCGGACGATCCGGACGTTCTGGGGCGTCCGCCCGCTCTACGAGCCGCCGGGCACCGGCACCCAGGACACCACCGACATCACGCGCGATTTCTTCCTGCTCGACCACGGCGAGCGCGACGACCTGCCCGGCATGACGAGCATCGTCGGCGGCAAGTTCACCACCTACCGCATGATGGCCGAGCAGATCAGCGATCACGTCTGCGACCTGCTCGGCGTCTCCGCGGAGTGCCGGACCGCCGACGTTCCCCTTCCCGGGAGCGAGAAGCCTGGCCGTCTCGACGACGCCATGGAGCAGTACGGCCTCCGCTCGCCGATCGCACGCCGGAGCGCCGAGCGCCTGGGCTCTCGAACGGAGGCCGTGCTGGGAACCGACGCCCCGAACCCCGTCGTCTGCGAGTGTGAAGGGGTCACCCGCGCGGAGCTCCAGCACGCGATCGAGGGCGCCGGCTCGGACCTCAACGACGTCCGCATCCGCACGCGGGCCTCGATGGGGAACTGCCAGGGCGGCATCTGCGCCCACCGGATGGCCGCCGAACTCCACCCCCGGTACGAGGCGAACGCGATCCGCGAGTCTCACGACGAACTGCTCCAGGAGCGCTGGAAGGGGGAACGCCACGCGCTCTGGGGCGACCAGCTCGCCCAGGCCGCGCTGAACTACGCCCTGCACGCGACGACGATGAACCTCGATCGCGATCCGGCGCGGACCGGCGAGACGCCCGACTTCGAGGCCTTCGACGGGGGCCCGACCCAGACGGTCGCCCAGCCGGCCGCCGACGGCGGTCGACGAACAGGTCGAGGGGGGGACCCGCCGACCGATGGCGATCGCGACGACCGGAGGCGGGACGATGGCGATTGA
- the glpK gene encoding glycerol kinase GlpK gives MSANTYVGAIDQGTTGTRFMVFDHGGQVVANAYETHEQYYPEPGWVEHDAMEIWETTKEVVTEALESADIDAEQLEAIGVTNQRETTVLWDADSGSPVHRAIVWQDRRTTDRIEELESEDKVGDIRAKTGLEADAYFSATKAEWLLENADPVKTGRARPADVEERAAEGQVMFGTIDSWLIYNLTGNHITDVTNASRTMLFNIHEMDWDDELLDEFGVPEAMLPEVRPSSDEDTYGTTDPDGFLGAEIPVAGALGDQQAALFGQTCFDAGEAKNTYGTGSFFLMNTGDEAVESEHGLLTTVGYQRSGEPVQYALEGAIFITGAAIEWLEDVDLIEDAGETESLAREVDSTDDVYVVPAFTGLGAPHWDGRARGTIVGITRGTRKEHIVRATLESIAYQTRDVAEAMEDDSGVEMATLRVDGGAVKNNFLCQLQADIIDTDIARPEVDETTALGSAYAAGLAVGYWDDVEGLRDNWVVDREFEPDMDATEADRLYDRWEDAVERSLDWARDGGE, from the coding sequence ATGTCAGCAAACACCTACGTCGGCGCGATCGACCAGGGGACCACCGGCACGCGGTTCATGGTCTTCGACCACGGTGGCCAGGTCGTCGCGAACGCATACGAGACGCACGAACAGTACTACCCCGAGCCCGGCTGGGTCGAGCACGACGCGATGGAGATCTGGGAGACGACGAAGGAGGTCGTCACGGAGGCGCTCGAGAGCGCCGACATCGACGCCGAGCAGCTCGAGGCGATCGGGGTGACGAACCAGCGAGAGACGACCGTGCTGTGGGACGCCGACTCCGGGTCGCCGGTCCACCGGGCGATCGTCTGGCAAGATCGCCGAACGACCGACCGCATCGAAGAGCTGGAGTCCGAGGACAAGGTCGGCGACATCCGCGCGAAGACCGGCCTCGAGGCAGACGCCTACTTCTCGGCGACGAAGGCGGAGTGGCTCCTCGAGAACGCCGATCCGGTGAAGACCGGCCGCGCCCGGCCGGCGGACGTCGAGGAACGGGCCGCCGAGGGGCAGGTGATGTTCGGGACCATCGACTCGTGGTTGATCTACAACCTCACGGGCAACCACATCACGGACGTCACGAACGCCTCGCGGACGATGCTGTTCAACATCCACGAGATGGACTGGGACGACGAGCTCCTCGACGAGTTCGGCGTCCCCGAGGCGATGCTCCCCGAAGTCCGCCCCTCCAGCGACGAGGACACCTACGGCACGACCGATCCCGACGGGTTCCTCGGCGCGGAGATCCCCGTCGCCGGTGCGCTCGGCGACCAGCAGGCGGCGCTCTTCGGCCAGACCTGCTTCGACGCAGGGGAGGCGAAGAACACCTACGGCACCGGGAGCTTCTTCCTGATGAACACCGGCGACGAGGCCGTCGAGTCCGAACACGGCCTCCTGACGACGGTCGGCTACCAGCGATCCGGCGAACCCGTCCAGTACGCCCTCGAGGGCGCGATCTTCATCACGGGCGCCGCGATCGAGTGGCTCGAGGACGTCGACCTGATCGAGGACGCCGGCGAGACGGAGTCGCTCGCACGCGAGGTCGACTCCACCGACGACGTCTACGTCGTGCCGGCCTTCACCGGCCTCGGCGCGCCACACTGGGACGGCCGGGCGCGTGGCACGATCGTGGGGATCACTCGCGGGACGCGCAAGGAGCACATCGTCCGTGCGACGCTCGAGTCGATCGCCTACCAGACGCGTGACGTCGCGGAGGCGATGGAGGACGACAGCGGCGTCGAGATGGCGACGCTCCGCGTCGACGGCGGCGCGGTCAAGAACAACTTCCTCTGTCAGCTCCAGGCGGACATCATCGACACCGACATCGCCCGGCCGGAGGTCGACGAGACGACCGCCCTGGGCTCGGCCTACGCCGCCGGCCTCGCCGTCGGCTACTGGGACGACGTCGAGGGGCTGCGGGACAACTGGGTGGTAGACCGCGAGTTCGAACCGGATATGGACGCCACGGAAGCGGATCGGCTCTACGACCGCTGGGAGGACGCCGTCGAGCGCTCGCTCGACTGGGCCAGGGACGGAGGTGAGTGA
- the dhaK gene encoding dihydroxyacetone kinase subunit DhaK translates to MKKLINDPADVVDEMLDGMVAAYPDSLRRLEGNEVLVRADAPVDGKVGVVSGGGSGHEPTHAGYLGEGMLDGAAAGEIFTSPTADQLEAMIEECDAGEGVLSVVKNYEGDVMNFDTAAEMVEMEDVDVRQVVVDDDVAVEDSLYTSGRRGVCGTILVHKVAGAAAARGDDLDTVVEHAEGVIDNVGTMGTALTSCVTPEKGEPTFDLGEDEIELGIGIHGEPGTERVDMMPADDVADHLTEAVLEDLDLDAGTEVLTIVNGMGGTPLSELFVVERRVDELMDEHDLEVWDAWVGDYMTSLDMEGCSITVCALDEERKELLAAPADTPALTVRD, encoded by the coding sequence ATGAAGAAGCTGATCAACGACCCCGCGGACGTCGTCGACGAGATGCTCGACGGCATGGTAGCAGCGTACCCGGACAGCCTCCGCCGACTCGAGGGCAACGAGGTCCTCGTTCGCGCCGACGCGCCGGTCGATGGCAAGGTCGGCGTGGTCTCCGGTGGCGGGAGCGGTCACGAGCCGACCCACGCCGGCTACCTCGGCGAGGGGATGCTCGACGGTGCGGCCGCGGGGGAAATCTTCACCTCGCCGACGGCCGACCAGCTCGAGGCCATGATCGAGGAATGCGACGCCGGCGAGGGCGTGCTCAGCGTCGTCAAGAACTACGAGGGCGACGTGATGAACTTCGACACCGCCGCCGAGATGGTCGAGATGGAGGACGTCGACGTTCGCCAGGTCGTCGTGGACGACGACGTCGCCGTCGAGGACTCGCTGTACACCAGCGGTCGACGGGGCGTCTGCGGGACGATCCTGGTCCACAAGGTCGCCGGCGCCGCCGCGGCTCGCGGCGACGACCTCGACACCGTCGTCGAACACGCGGAGGGCGTCATCGACAACGTCGGCACGATGGGCACTGCCCTGACCTCCTGCGTGACGCCGGAGAAGGGCGAACCGACCTTCGACCTCGGCGAGGACGAGATCGAACTCGGGATCGGGATCCACGGCGAGCCGGGCACCGAGCGCGTCGACATGATGCCCGCCGACGACGTCGCGGACCACCTCACCGAGGCCGTGCTCGAGGACCTCGACCTCGACGCCGGCACCGAGGTCCTCACGATCGTCAACGGGATGGGCGGCACCCCGCTCTCGGAGCTGTTCGTCGTGGAGCGACGCGTGGACGAACTCATGGACGAGCACGACCTCGAGGTGTGGGACGCCTGGGTCGGCGACTACATGACGTCGCTGGACATGGAGGGCTGCTCGATCACGGTCTGTGCCCTCGACGAGGAGCGCAAGGAACTGCTCGCCGCGCCGGCTGACACGCCCGCGCTCACGGTCCGTGACTGA
- a CDS encoding AAA family ATPase has translation MDLSERIERRQMRTRDDRLLLDRSLLSPTVHLDEPVGRAPALESLLDAVEPVFEGRLPPTLAVAGPAGVGKSAVVGSLFRALDQRLGVGGSIATTTRGGSPQRSFATVDCRHAPTPFRFYRQLLCQLGDAEVPAHGVGTARLREEVIDQLGPQGRWAVIAVDHVAEAADLDPTSVRELLDPVADSVSLTWVGRSPPVDAERTVRIEPYRHHALTDVLAHRCSRAARTDAFDHDDLRTIAARKEGNAHDALAVALGAALLAEAAGDSAIDREHLTAASAAVPEGTVHLDAVLALPENRRRVLAELLRLDPAPTVGEAARDIADQTDLTAGTVRRFCYELSDAGVLARHGGDADARGRDPSHLTPAFPWLAFAGVDDVLSVADVRDRVEREAAPLATW, from the coding sequence ATGGACCTCAGCGAACGAATCGAACGGCGTCAGATGCGGACCCGAGACGATCGGCTCCTGCTCGATCGATCGCTTCTCAGCCCGACGGTGCACCTCGACGAGCCCGTGGGTCGCGCTCCCGCACTCGAGTCGTTGCTCGACGCCGTCGAGCCGGTGTTCGAGGGACGCCTCCCGCCGACGCTCGCGGTCGCGGGGCCGGCGGGCGTCGGGAAGTCCGCGGTCGTCGGCTCGCTGTTTCGAGCGCTCGACCAGCGCCTCGGCGTCGGCGGCTCGATAGCGACGACCACGCGTGGTGGCTCGCCCCAGCGGTCGTTCGCGACCGTCGACTGCAGGCACGCGCCGACGCCGTTCCGGTTCTACCGACAGCTCCTGTGCCAGCTCGGGGACGCGGAGGTACCGGCACACGGCGTCGGCACCGCACGGTTAAGGGAGGAGGTGATCGACCAGCTCGGACCCCAGGGTCGCTGGGCGGTGATCGCCGTCGATCACGTCGCGGAAGCCGCGGATCTCGATCCGACGAGCGTCCGTGAACTCCTCGACCCGGTCGCCGACAGCGTGTCGCTGACCTGGGTCGGTCGGTCTCCCCCGGTCGACGCCGAACGGACCGTCCGGATCGAGCCCTACCGGCACCACGCGCTGACGGACGTCCTCGCGCATCGGTGCTCCAGGGCAGCCAGGACCGACGCCTTCGACCACGACGACCTCCGGACGATCGCCGCCCGCAAGGAGGGCAACGCTCACGACGCGCTGGCGGTGGCGCTGGGTGCCGCACTCCTCGCCGAGGCTGCGGGCGATTCCGCGATCGACCGGGAGCACCTGACGGCTGCGAGCGCGGCGGTCCCCGAAGGCACCGTCCACCTCGACGCCGTCCTGGCGCTCCCGGAGAACCGTCGGCGGGTGCTCGCCGAGTTGCTCCGACTCGATCCCGCCCCGACGGTCGGTGAGGCCGCCCGCGACATCGCCGATCAAACGGACCTCACCGCCGGGACGGTTCGGCGCTTCTGCTACGAACTCTCCGACGCCGGCGTCCTCGCTCGCCACGGCGGCGACGCCGACGCCCGCGGTCGCGACCCCAGCCACCTCACGCCGGCGTTCCCGTGGCTGGCATTCGCTGGGGTCGACGACGTGCTCTCGGTCGCCGACGTCCGGGATCGGGTGGAGCGCGAGGCAGCACCGCTGGCCACCTGGTAG
- the dhaL gene encoding dihydroxyacetone kinase subunit DhaL, whose amino-acid sequence MTDEIDQGAAVEAAVQAVADRLADEKRYLTDLDSAIGDADHGANMNRGMQAAVEAVADADEDDPATLVQLVGRTIVSEVGGAAGPLYGGSAMIASKELADGITAESTVAFGEAFLEKVQDRGGANVGDKTMVDALTPAVHTYKKSIEQDDLPPLAALAKAVDAAHRGVDYTVPIRASKGRASYLGWRSVGHQDPGATSTLYILEALLGVAEEHLEGPVEEDATSPRVPDEEPAGDGPAAGGENGPPEGGENGGPSSEADDSEADEG is encoded by the coding sequence ATGACAGACGAGATCGACCAGGGAGCGGCAGTCGAGGCGGCCGTCCAGGCGGTCGCCGATCGCCTCGCCGACGAGAAGCGCTACCTCACGGATCTCGACTCCGCGATCGGCGACGCCGACCACGGCGCGAACATGAATCGCGGGATGCAGGCGGCTGTCGAGGCCGTCGCCGACGCCGACGAGGACGATCCGGCGACGCTCGTACAGCTCGTCGGCCGGACCATCGTCTCGGAGGTCGGCGGCGCGGCGGGCCCGCTCTACGGCGGGTCGGCGATGATCGCGAGCAAGGAACTCGCCGACGGCATCACCGCCGAGTCGACGGTCGCCTTCGGCGAGGCGTTCCTCGAGAAGGTGCAGGACCGCGGCGGCGCGAACGTCGGTGACAAGACGATGGTCGACGCGCTGACGCCAGCGGTCCACACGTACAAGAAGTCGATCGAGCAGGACGACCTCCCGCCGCTGGCCGCGCTCGCGAAAGCCGTCGACGCCGCCCACCGGGGCGTGGACTACACCGTCCCGATCCGGGCGTCGAAGGGCCGAGCCTCCTACCTCGGCTGGCGGTCGGTCGGCCACCAGGACCCCGGAGCGACCTCGACGCTCTACATTCTCGAAGCGCTGCTCGGCGTTGCCGAGGAGCACCTCGAGGGGCCGGTCGAGGAAGACGCGACCTCGCCGAGAGTCCCGGACGAGGAGCCCGCGGGGGACGGCCCGGCCGCAGGCGGGGAGAACGGGCCACCGGAGGGCGGGGAGAACGGGGGACCGTCGAGCGAGGCGGACGACTCGGAGGCCGACGAGGGATGA